The Virgibacillus dokdonensis genome includes a window with the following:
- a CDS encoding FbpB family small basic protein, translated as MILKWVTCFKKEEIPISLKKNRTFNDLLQKNRQSILEDQRLMEKIEEKIEAKHKHIQQKNA; from the coding sequence ATGATTCTGAAATGGGTAACCTGTTTTAAAAAGGAGGAGATCCCCATTTCTCTTAAAAAAAACCGAACATTTAATGATTTGTTGCAGAAAAATCGCCAATCTATCTTAGAAGATCAACGTTTGATGGAAAAAATCGAAGAAAAAATAGAAGCAAAACATAAGCATATTCAACAAAAGAATGCATAA